DNA sequence from the Gordonia polyisoprenivorans genome:
CCCCAGGGCGCCACGCGGGCCGTAATACTGACCGCCGAGCACCGCCGGATCGGTGGCGGCACGCACGGTGATGAGCGCCCCGCCGGGCGCCTCCATGATGAAGGTGCGCCGTACCCAGCGTAGTGACGGCGTGGTGAACAACCATCGCAGGAGTGCGTTCTGATCGCGCATGACACCGGACTGTGTGGCGCCGGGATGCGCGGCCACCGACAGCGCACGATGCCCGGCGCGGGTGAGTCGCCGCTGCAATTCGACCGAGTACACCAGCTGCGCGAACTTGGCGCGAGAGTATGCACGCGCGGCGGTGAACCCACGGTCCATCGTCAGGTCGTCGAAGTCGATGAGGCCCGCGCGATACACCTTGGAACCGACCGTCACGAAGCGCCCGGCCTCGGCGGCGGTCACCGCGCCGAGCAACAAGCCGTTGAATGCGTAGTGGCCGAGGAAGTTGGTGCCGAAGTCCATCTCGAAGCCGTCCACGGTGAGCTCGCGCCGCTGCCGCATCAGACCCGCATTGTCGATGACGATGTCGATGACCGGGTACTCGGCGCAGAGCTTCTCCGCACATTCCCGTACCGACGCAAGATCACTGAGGTCCAGGCGAGCGATGTCGAGGTCGGCGTCGGCCACGCTTGCCGCGATGGAGTCACGAGCCTCGGCGGCGGAGCGCGGATTGCGGCAGGCCAACACCACCCGCGCACCCAATCCGGCGAGCTGGCGTGCGGTTTCCAGCCCGATGCCGGAGTTGGCGCCGGTCACCACCGCCACCCGCCCGCGCTGCGAGGGGGCTTCCGCCAGACCCCAACCCCTACCGTGCATCGCTGCCCCTCCTGACCTGTTTTGTGCCCTTTGGGTATCACACAGCCGAAATGTCGGTGTCGGATGGGCGGTCCCGACGCGAGGGCGACACAATGTTGAGGTGCCCACCAAGCGTGTATCTTCGCCGCCGTCGCGTGTCGCGCGAGTGCGGTCGGCGCTCGCGTATACGGTCGTGGCTCTCTGCGTCGTACTCGGGCTCGCGGCCTGCGCGGCCACCCACGACGCGGCACCACCCCCGGTGCCCGTGGCACCCGCCGGGCTCCGGATAGAACGCATCGACTACCCGGTCCCCCACCCCGATCCGACTCAGAACTGGATGGATCTGTATCTCCCCGACCGTCAGCACCTGGGCCGGATACCGCTGGTCATCCTGATCCACGGCGGCGGGTGGGGCAAGACCATCGGCGCGGGCAGCTTCAACGTCTTTGCCGCCACCGTCGCCGACCGCGGCGTGGCGGTACTCAACGTCGAATACCGCCGGGTGGGCAGCGGTGGTGGCTGGCCGACCACGTTCTCCGACGTTGCTGCCGCAGTCAACGACATCCCGGCCGTGGCCCGGGACTACCCGATCATCGATACACGACGATCCGTCGTGGTCGGTCACTCGGCAGGCGCCCAGCTCGCGGTGTGGACCGCCACCCGCGATTACCGCAGCGTCGATGTCCTCGGCGTACCGGTGAGATATCGGCCCGCGGTGGCGATGTCGATCGCCGGGCCGCTCGACATGCGTCGTGCCGCAGCGCTCGGCGATCGCAATGTGGTGCGGGTGCTCGGCGGCCCACCGCAACGGGTGCCGCGCCGGTACTCCGCGGTCGACCCCATCCAGAATCTCGACCCGCAGGTCCCGGTGATCGGGCTCGTCGGCAGCCTCGACACCACCGTGCCGGCGATTCTCACCCAGGACTACGTCACCGCCGACACCGCGGCCGGCGGCAACGCCCGGCTCATAGTCTTTGCCGGACAGACACATTCGTCGATCGTCTCACCGTCGTCGAGAACCTTCGATCGCCTCGTGGACGAGATCGTCGCCGCGGCCGGCCTGACGGCACCGGCGCACGACGATCGCTGACCGCGCGCCGCATACGAATACAGATTCCACGCCAGCGGACCCTCGACCCCGAAAATCGGGGTTTTTCGGCCAACTTTGTGGAATCTGTATTCGTATGACACGGCCGCGGCGGTCGAGAGACCACCGACGATGGTGATCAGGCGGGGACGGTTACCTTCTGCTCGGGAGCGGCACTGAACTCGCCGGCCGGGGTGAAGCGGGCCAGCACGTCGTCGGCGGGCTCCCCGGCGACGGCGGTGATGAATCCCAACACGTCGTCGCGAGACTTCAACGACAGCAAAGGATTCGGCTCGGACAGCAGTCCGAACAAGGCGGAGGCGATATCGGTGTTCACCGCGGCCGCCGGGAACGCCAGCTCGAGGTGGGTGGCGAAGTCCGGGTCGCCGAGGTACAGACGGGTGACCTCGGTGGCCGCGTGACCACGCCGCTCCCAATGCTTTTCGAACTCGCTGGTCAGCCAGTTCTCGTCGAGGGCGGAATTCGGGTCGTCGGCCAACCGGGCGCGAGCCGCCTTCACGAGTTCGGCAACCTGGATGAGGGTGTTCGCCGCACCCTGGCCCGCAACCGGGTCGACGGCGATCGCGGTGTCGCCGATGGCGGCAACGACATGACCACTTGCGGTGTGTCCGACAGCCTTACGAACTGTCGGGGTCACCGCACCGGTCAGCCAGGAGTACGGATCGGACTCGATCACCCGCAGCTGCGAGACCACCGAGGCGTCCTTCGGGAAGAACTTCTCGAAGATGTCGAGGACGGTCTGGCGTGCCGATCGCGCGTCGACGACGTTGTCGATGAGCGGTGCCCACTGCCCATCGGGCTTGGCGAAGACGATGAACGACCAGGTCGATCCGGCATCCTTGTGCAGGAACGGGCCGACGAAGACCTCACCGTTGTCGCTGTCGAGATTGAACAGCGAGTGCTTTCCACCCTCGCGTGAGCGGTAGGCGAAGGTGTCCGGACCGTGGTCGACACCCTCGAGAGTCACCTGCAGAAGCCGACGCTGCGGCTCGCGATAGTGCGTGCGGGACTCGTCGACCTCGAACAGCGCCGACAGCCCGCCCTTGCCGGTGGCCACGAGGGTGACGTCGTGGGCGCCGGCGATCTCGTCGAGGCGAGCGGCGTCGATATGCCCCACCTCGAAACGCCCGCCACGATCCAGGAAGCGGCCGAGCCGGTCGTCGGCCCGCAGGCGCAGATCCACCGCCTGCGCCACATAGCCGTAGTCGGGATTGAACGCGAGCACGTCGGCGCGCTCGTCCCCGCTGCCCGAGTGCAGGCGAACG
Encoded proteins:
- a CDS encoding oxidoreductase, which gives rise to MHGRGWGLAEAPSQRGRVAVVTGANSGIGLETARQLAGLGARVVLACRNPRSAAEARDSIAASVADADLDIARLDLSDLASVRECAEKLCAEYPVIDIVIDNAGLMRQRRELTVDGFEMDFGTNFLGHYAFNGLLLGAVTAAEAGRFVTVGSKVYRAGLIDFDDLTMDRGFTAARAYSRAKFAQLVYSVELQRRLTRAGHRALSVAAHPGATQSGVMRDQNALLRWLFTTPSLRWVRRTFIMEAPGGALITVRAATDPAVLGGQYYGPRGALGFSGPPVQIPLAEKATDPALGRQLWECAEKLTGVHVDL
- a CDS encoding alpha/beta hydrolase family protein; the encoded protein is MPTKRVSSPPSRVARVRSALAYTVVALCVVLGLAACAATHDAAPPPVPVAPAGLRIERIDYPVPHPDPTQNWMDLYLPDRQHLGRIPLVILIHGGGWGKTIGAGSFNVFAATVADRGVAVLNVEYRRVGSGGGWPTTFSDVAAAVNDIPAVARDYPIIDTRRSVVVGHSAGAQLAVWTATRDYRSVDVLGVPVRYRPAVAMSIAGPLDMRRAAALGDRNVVRVLGGPPQRVPRRYSAVDPIQNLDPQVPVIGLVGSLDTTVPAILTQDYVTADTAAGGNARLIVFAGQTHSSIVSPSSRTFDRLVDEIVAAAGLTAPAHDDR
- a CDS encoding styrene monooxygenase/indole monooxygenase family protein, giving the protein MTDQHTGGASKRSVAIVGAGLGGTSAALGFADAGFEVTLYSDRNREELRDKVPPTGVGVLFGKPRESDAEIIEDLYEVGNTTGISVRLHSGSGDERADVLAFNPDYGYVAQAVDLRLRADDRLGRFLDRGGRFEVGHIDAARLDEIAGAHDVTLVATGKGGLSALFEVDESRTHYREPQRRLLQVTLEGVDHGPDTFAYRSREGGKHSLFNLDSDNGEVFVGPFLHKDAGSTWSFIVFAKPDGQWAPLIDNVVDARSARQTVLDIFEKFFPKDASVVSQLRVIESDPYSWLTGAVTPTVRKAVGHTASGHVVAAIGDTAIAVDPVAGQGAANTLIQVAELVKAARARLADDPNSALDENWLTSEFEKHWERRGHAATEVTRLYLGDPDFATHLELAFPAAAVNTDIASALFGLLSEPNPLLSLKSRDDVLGFITAVAGEPADDVLARFTPAGEFSAAPEQKVTVPA